In Planctomycetota bacterium, a single window of DNA contains:
- a CDS encoding dipeptide ABC transporter ATP-binding protein → MTVTAEPATAMSDTAATSSAPLLSVKGLKTYFGDPKKPDEALKAVDGISFDIAPGETFCSVGESGSGKSISALSVMQLVPQPPGFFAGGEILLKGENGGPPVNLMNLSEPAMRRIRGRRIGMIFQEPMTSLNPVYTIGDQIGEVLRLHLGLSARESRLKTIDLLEQVQIRDAKSTVDEYPHRFSGGMRQRVMIAMAMACEPELLIADEPTTALDVTIQAEILRLIRELQDRKGMSVLFITHDFDVVAEIAQHVAVMRYGKVVEQGTKDEVLRNAEHPYTQELLAALPRNLKKKRDEERLAKPADAEPEVEVSERVHVEHAVDDVPDQVLRVQNLQVHFPVRKGLLGRVVDHVKAVDDVTFDLPRKQILAVVGESGSGKTTLGRAILRLVEPTGGTCEFEGRQLVGMPTGELRSMRRDMQIVFQDPYSALNPRMTIGAMLAEIMNVHKIGDTRDERRDLAADLMRRVELEPDMLRRYPHEFSGGQRQRIGIARALVPNPRFIVCDEVTSALDVSVQAKLLQLLLDLRDQLGLTYLFITHNLGVVEYLADETLVMYKGKIAERGPTEQIVNDPQDPYTKRLLAAVPRMA, encoded by the coding sequence ATGACTGTCACGGCCGAGCCAGCGACTGCTATGAGCGACACCGCCGCCACGTCGTCGGCTCCGCTGCTGAGCGTCAAAGGCCTTAAAACCTACTTCGGCGATCCGAAGAAGCCTGACGAGGCGCTCAAGGCCGTCGATGGCATCTCGTTCGACATCGCACCGGGCGAGACCTTTTGCTCGGTCGGCGAGTCGGGCAGTGGTAAGAGCATCAGCGCGCTGTCGGTCATGCAGCTCGTCCCCCAGCCGCCCGGCTTTTTTGCGGGCGGTGAAATCTTGCTCAAGGGCGAGAACGGCGGTCCGCCGGTCAACCTGATGAACCTGTCGGAGCCCGCGATGCGACGCATCCGAGGCCGACGCATCGGCATGATCTTCCAGGAGCCGATGACCAGCCTCAATCCGGTCTACACCATCGGCGACCAGATCGGCGAAGTCCTTCGCCTGCACCTCGGCCTCTCCGCTCGTGAGTCACGCCTCAAGACGATCGACCTGCTCGAACAGGTCCAGATTCGCGACGCCAAGAGCACCGTCGACGAGTACCCGCACCGCTTCTCGGGCGGCATGCGGCAACGCGTCATGATCGCGATGGCGATGGCATGCGAGCCCGAACTTCTCATCGCTGACGAGCCGACGACGGCCCTGGACGTCACGATCCAAGCCGAGATTCTGCGGCTCATCCGCGAACTGCAGGACCGCAAGGGCATGAGCGTGCTCTTCATCACGCACGACTTCGACGTCGTCGCGGAAATCGCCCAGCACGTCGCCGTGATGCGTTATGGCAAAGTGGTCGAGCAGGGGACCAAGGACGAAGTCCTACGGAACGCAGAGCACCCGTACACACAGGAGCTCCTGGCCGCGCTTCCACGGAACCTGAAAAAGAAGCGGGACGAAGAGCGACTGGCCAAGCCCGCGGATGCAGAGCCCGAGGTCGAAGTGAGCGAGCGTGTTCACGTCGAGCACGCGGTCGACGACGTTCCGGACCAAGTGCTGCGGGTTCAGAACCTCCAAGTTCACTTCCCCGTGCGGAAGGGGCTTCTCGGCCGCGTGGTCGACCACGTGAAAGCCGTCGACGACGTGACGTTCGATCTACCGCGGAAGCAGATCCTGGCGGTCGTCGGCGAGTCGGGCAGTGGCAAGACGACGCTCGGCCGGGCGATCCTGCGCCTGGTCGAGCCGACGGGTGGGACGTGCGAGTTCGAGGGCCGGCAGCTCGTCGGCATGCCGACGGGCGAGCTGCGGTCGATGCGCCGCGACATGCAGATCGTCTTCCAGGACCCATACAGCGCTCTCAACCCACGCATGACAATCGGCGCGATGCTTGCCGAGATCATGAACGTCCACAAGATCGGCGACACGCGCGACGAGCGTCGCGATCTCGCGGCGGACCTGATGCGCCGCGTCGAGCTGGAGCCCGACATGCTGCGTCGCTACCCACACGAGTTCTCCGGCGGCCAGCGTCAACGCATCGGTATTGCGCGGGCGCTCGTGCCCAATCCGCGGTTCATCGTCTGCGACGAGGTGACCAGTGCGCTCGACGTCAGCGTCCAGGCGAAGTTGCTTCAGCTCTTGCTCGATCTGCGCGATCAGCTCGGGCT